The region TGGCCCACCCCGACCCCCGGGAGGAAGCGTGAGGGTGGGCATCCTGGGCGGGGGGCAGCTTGGGCGGATGCTGGCCCTGGCGGGCTACCCCTTGGGGCTTTCCTTCCGCTTCCTGGACCCTTCCCCCGAGGCCTGCGCCGGGCAGGTGGGGGAGCTTTGCGTGGGGGCGTTCGCCGACCTCGAGGCCCTCTCCCGCTTCGCCCAGGGCCTAGACCTCGTCACCTACGAGTTTGAGAACGTCCCGGTGGAGGCGGCCAAGCGCCTCGCCGAAAGCCTTCCCGTCTTCCCCCCTCCCAAGGCCCTGGAGGTGGCCCAGGACCGGCTCGCCGAGAAGGCCTTCATGGCCGCCCTAGGGGTCCCCACCCCCCCTTTCCGCCCCGTGGACGGGGAAGGGGACCTGAGGGCGGCCCTGGAAGCGGTGGGCCTTCCCGCCCTCCTCAAGACCCGCCGCGGGGGCTACGACGGCAAGGGGCAGGCCCTGGTGCGGACGGAAGGCGAGGCCCTGAGCGCCCTTAAGGCCCTCGGGGGCCAGGGCCTCATCCTCGAGGGCTTCGTCCCCTTTGACCGGGAGGTTTCCCTCCTCGCCGTGCGGGGGCGGGACGGGGCCCTGGCCTTCTATCCCCTGGTGGAAAACCACCACCAAGGGGGGATCCTCCGCCTCTCCCTCGCCCCCGCCCCCGGGCTTACGGAAGCCCTGCAGAGGAAGGCGGAGGCCTACGCCAGGGAAGCCCTCCTGGCCCTGGACTACGTGGGCGTCCTGGCCCTGGAGCTTTTCCAGGTGGGGGAGGAACTCCTCTTCAACGAGATGGCTCCCCGGGTCCACAACTCCGGCCACTGGACCCTGGAGGGGGCGGAGACGAGCCAGTTTGAAAACCACCTGAGGGCCATCCTGGGCCTCCCCTTGGGGAGCACCGCCCCTAGGGGATTTAGCGCCATGGCGAACCTCATCGGCCTCAAGCCGGACTTCGCCCAGGCCCTGGCCCTGGAGGGCGCCCACCTCCACTGGTACGGCAAGGGGGTGCGCCCCGGGCGCAAGGTGGGCCACATCACCCTGAGGCGGGACACCTGGGAGGCGCTCCAAGGGGACCTGCCCCGGCTCCTCGCCCTGGCGGGAAGCCCCGGTATAATCGGGGGCAAAGGAGGCCAGGTATGGACCGGACCCAGCGCCTAAGGGAGGTTATCCGCGCGGCCAAGGCCCACCCCGTCTACCGGGAAAAGCTCAAGGACGTGGACCCGGAGGAGGTGTCCCCCGAGACCCTCTCCGCCCTGCCCCTCACCACCCGGGAGGAGTGGGTGGCCTACCTCAAGGAACACCCCACCCCCCCGGAAGGAGCGAGGCTCATGCACCTCACCCCAAGCCCCCTCATGGGCTGGATGCCGGAGTACCTCTCCGAGGAGGACCTCCGCTACCAGGCGGAGGCCTTGGCCCGCCACTACCGGCGGCTGGGCCTTGTGGGAAAGCGGGTCCTCGTGGCCTTCAGCTACCACGTCTTCGCCGGGGGGTGGCTCTTCCACGAGGCCTTGGTCCTGGCGGGGAACCTGGTCTTCCCCCACGGGCCCGGGGAGGCGGGGCGCATCGCCGAGCTGAGCCCCCAGTTTGACGTGCTGGTTACCAACCCTTCCTTCGCCCTTAAGGTGGCCCAGGCGGGGGGGCGGTTTGGCCTCCTTCTGGCGGGCGGGGAGCCCTTCACCTCGGTGCCCGGCTTCCGGGAAAAGGTGGAAGCCCTCCTGGGTGGGGTGGCCCTGGACGCCTACGGCACCAGCGAGCTCGGCATCGTGGCCGGGGAGAACCTGGCCAAGGACGGGCTTTGGGAGATCCCCGAGATGGCCGTCCTGGAGGTGCTAGACCCGGAAACCCTAAGGCCCGTGGCGCCCGGGGAAAAGGGGGAGCTCGTGGTCACCGCCCTAAGCCGCACCCTCATGCCCATGGTGCGCTTCCGCACCGGGGACCTGGCCATGGCCGAGCGCCGGGAAGGGCTTACCGTCCTCCCCCGTGGGGTCTTCGGCCGCACGGACCAGATGGTGAAGGTGAAGGGGGTAAAGCTCTACCCCACGGAGCTCGCCCCCCTCCTAGCGGGCTTCGGCCTGGACCCCAAGGGCTTCCAGGTGGTGGTGGAAAGGAAGCTGGAGGGCACGGACAAGCTGGTGCTCCGCCTGAAGGCGGACAAGGTGCCTCCTGGGCTTTACGAGGCCATCCAGAAGGCCACGGGGCTCAGGCTGGACGAGGTGGAACTCGTAAGCGAGCTGGAAGGGGGCCTCGTGGTGGACCGCCGCTTCTAGCTCGTTAATCTCTTCTCATAACCCCAGGGGTATACTTCCCCCAAAGCAACGGGGCCCTTGCGGTATAGTGAGGGCAAACCCTGTGCCTTGCGGAAGGAGGCGAGATGCGGTTTTTCGTGCTGGGGGATGTTTCCGTGGACCTGCTCTTTTTCGTGGAGCGCATACCGGAACCTGGGGAAGAGGTGCCCTCGAGGCGGGCCCTGATGAAGCCGGGGGGTGCAGGGGGCACCCTGGCGGCCCAGCTGGCGAGCCTCGGCCACCGGGTCCTGCTGGCCGGGCGGGTGGGCCAGGACCCCTTCGCCGAGCTCGCCCTTAGCCGGGTGCGGGAGGTGGGGGTGGACCTGAAGTACCTTCAGGAAGACCCCAACCACACCACGAGCTCCGTCCTCATCCTGGTGGTGCCCGGCGGGGAGCGGGCCATGGTGAGCGCGGAAGGGGCGAGCCGCTACCTGGATCCCGCCCTCTTCAAACCCCGCTACCTGGACGCCGTGGACGCCGTGGTCCTCTCCGCCTACGCCCTGGTGGGGGGGCCCACCCGGAGCTACGCCGTGGAGGTCCTCGAGGCGGCGAGGAAGCGGGAGCTTCCCGTCTTCGCCGACCTGGGCACGGGGGCGGTGCGGGCGGCGGGGGCGGAGCTTCTGAAGTACCTGCGGGGCGTGGCCTGGCTCCTTATGAACCAGACCGAACTCCTCGCCCTCACCGGCGCCTCCTCCCTCTCCGAAGGGGTGGCCCGGCTCCGGGCCGAGGGGTTTTCCCACCTGGCCATCAAGGTGGGGGCCATGGGCTCCATCGTGGTGACCCCGGAAGGGGAAGAGCTTCTAGAGCCCTTCCCCATTGAGGACATCGTGGACTCCACGGGGGCCGGGGACGCCTACACCGCCGCCTTCGCCCACGCCATCCTGGAAGGGAGAAGCCCGGTGGAGGCGGGAAGGCTCGCCAACCTGGCGGGGGCCTTGGCGGCCACGGGGCTTGGGGCCCAGGGCCGCCTCATCACCCTAGAGGACCTCAAAGTAGCGGCGGGCTAGCGCCAAAAAGGCCAGGCCCGCCCGGCCGCTCTTCTCCGGGTGGAACTGGGGGGCGAGGAGGTTGTCCTGGGCCAAAAGGGCGGTGAAGGGGGTCCCCTCGTACTCCCCCACCCCGAGGGCGTACGGGGTGAGGGGGCCATAGTAGGAGTTGGCGAAGTAGAAGTGGCGGCCCGTGAGGCTGGCAAAAAACCCTCGGAACTCCAGGGCGTTCCAGCCCATCTGGGGAATCCGTCCCCGGGGAAAGCGGCGCACGAGCCCCGGCACCCGCCCAAGCCCCTTCACCCCGGGGGCCTCCTCGCTCCCCTCGTAGAGGACCTGCATCCCCACGCAGATGCCCAGGAAAGGAAGCCCCTTTTCCAGGTGGGCCAGGACCCTTTCCAGGAAGCCGCTTCGGGCAAAGGCCTCCATCACCTGGCCGAAGTGGCCTTGGCCCGGGAGGACCAGAAGGTCCGCCTCCGGAAGGGCTTTGGGGTCAGCGGAGACCGCCACGGCGAAGCCCGAGGCCTCGAGGGCCTTGGCGGCGCTCCGGAGGTTCCCCGAGCCGTAGTCCATGAGGAGGGCCCGCACTAAAGCACCCCCTTGGTGCTGGGAAGCCCCTCCCCCGTGAGGCGGGTGGCCTTGTGAAGGGCCCGGGCCAAGGCCTTAAAGCTCGCCTCCAGCACGTGGTGGGCTTCCCGCCCCGCCAAAAGCCTCAGGTGGAGGGTGAGCCGCCCGTGGTTCACAAGCCCCCGCAGAAACTCCCGCAGGTGGTAGGGGTTCACCCCGCCCGCCTCCCCCACCACGGGCCACGCCTCGGGCCGGTACGCCAGGTGGGGGCGGCCCGAAAGGTCCACCACGCAGAGGACCAGGGTTTCGTCCATGGGGGCGAAGGCCTCCCCGTAGCGCTCTATACCCCTCCCCTCCCCCAAGGCCTCCTTCAGGGCCATGCCCAGGGTGATGCCCACGTCCTCCACCAGGTGGTGCACGTCCACCTCGAGGTCCCCCTTGGCCTCCACCTCCAGGAGGAAGCGCCCATGCCGCTGGAGCTGGAGGAGCATGTGGTCCAGAAAAGGGAGCCCCGTGGCCACCTTGCCCCCCACGGGGCCATCCAGGCCCAAGCGGAGGCGGACCCAGGTTTCCGCCGTGGCCCTCTCCACCAAGGCCTCACGCATACACCCCTCCAAAGGCCGCCCGCAAGAAGGCGTCCATCTCCTCCTTCCGCCCCACGGTGACCCGGATGCACCCCGCCAGGCCCGGATAATGGTCCTGCCGCCGCACCAAAACCCCTTGGGCGAGGAGGTGGCGGAAGGCCGCCTCGGCGTCCGGGGTCCGCACCAGGAGGAAGTTGGCGTGGCTCGGGTAGGGGTGCCAGGTGGGGTGGGCCTTTAGGGCAGCGTGGACCCGCTCCCTTTCCCGCACCACCTCCGCCACCACCTCCCCCACGTAGCCCGGGTTCTCCAAGACCACTTCCAGGACCGCCCCGGTGTGGGCGGGGAGGACGAAGGGAGGCAGGATCTCCCGCACCACCCCCGCCACCCGGGGGTGGGCCAGGAGGTACCCCGCCCGGACCCCCCCCAAGGAGAAGGCCTTGGAGAAGGTGCGGAGGAAAGCCACGTGGGGGTTATCCCTTCCCAAGGGGCTAAAGTCCGTGCCGGCGAACTCCCGGTAGGCCTCGTCCACCACGAGAAGCCCCCCCACAGCCCTCGCCCTTTCCGCCAAAGCCGCCACCGCCTCCCCGGGGAAAAGCGCCCCCGTGGGGGCGTGGGGGTTGGGGAGGAAGAAGACCCCGCCCCGAAAGGCGGCGAGAAGCTCCTCCAAGGGCAAGGAAAAACCCTCCCCCAAGGGCACCGCCCGGTAGGGGGTGCCCGCCACCCGGGCGGCGTGGGCGTAATGGGGGAAGGAAGGGGAAAGGTCCAAGACCTCCTCCGCCGCCAGGCTCAGGGCCAGGATGAGGAGGTTGGACCCGGGCGCAAGGACAATTCCCTCCTCCGGCCAGTCCAAGAGGGCGGCGAGCCGCCTTCTCAGGGTTTCGGCGTGGATCTCCGGGTAGCGGTTCCACGCTAGTCCCCTAAGCCGCTTAAGGGCCTCCTCCTTCAGGGCCTCGGGCAGGTCAAAGGGGCTTTCGTTTTGGTCCAGCTTTACCGGGGCCTCCTCCTTCTTGTAGGGGTAGGGGGTAAGGTCCCGGAGGTGCGCCTTGAAGGCCCGCATGCCCCGAGTATAGCGGTAGACTGGGGGCATGAACCGGGCCAAGGACTGGCTTCTCCAGGCGGGAAGGCACGAGTGGGCCTGCTTCGCTGCCCAGCAGTCTGCGAAAAAAGCCGTCAAGGCCCTGCACCTTCACCTGGGCCAGGAGGCTTGGGGGCACCTCATCGCCCGCCTTCTGCGGGAACTTCCCATCAAGGTTCCCGAAGAACCGGTGGAATGGTTCCGGTATCTGGACAACCTCTACATTCCCACCCGCTACCCCGATGCCTTCCCCGAAGGCCCATCGGCGGAGCACTAGGGCCCCCTACAAAGCGAGGAGGCGCTAAACCATGCCCGTGCGGTCCTGGCGTTCGTCCGTGCCCAGATGGCCCAATAGGGAGGAGGTGGAGGAGGCCCTCAGGGCCTGGATGGCCCGCCACCCCATCCCAGGCCTCCTGGCCCTAGGGTATTTCGGCTCCTACGCCAGGGGGCGATTACGGGGTGAGGAACGACCTGGACCTCGTTTTGGTGGTGGAGGAAAGCGGCCTTCCCCCCTACCGCAGGACCGCCACCCTGCCCCTGGAAGAGCTACCCGTCCCCACGGAAGCCCTGGTCTACACCCTGGCGGAGTGGCAGGCCCTTCCAAAACAAAGCCCCCGCTTCGCCCAAGCCCTCCGGAAGGAAACCCGCTGGCTCCTCCCTCCCCCCTAGCGCCAGGCCACCACCCGCTCCAAGGGCAGGCGGTGGGAAGGGTAGCCCTCCTCGGCGGGATAGCCCAAGGGGACCAGGGCGGGGATGGCCACGTGGGCGGGAAGGCCCAGGAGGGTCTTCACCCTTTCCGGGTCAAAGCCCAGCATGGGCACGCTCCCAAGCCCATGGGCCTCGAGGAGGAGGAGCAGGTACCCCAAAAGGATGTAGCTTTGCCCCGCCGCCCAAGCCGCCCGCTCCTTGGGATCCATCCCCGCAAAGGCGCTTTGGATGGCCCGCTTCTGCGCCTCCCGCCTTTCCCCTTGGACCCCCGGGTGGATGGCCTCGTCCAGGCGGGCCAGGGCGTCCTCGAGGTCGGCATAGAGGACCAGGACCACGGGGGCCTCCTCCACCTGGGCCTGGCCGAAGGCCGCCTCCCTAAGGGCCTTCTTGGTGGCGGCATCCCGCACCACCAGGAGGCGCCAAGGCTGCAGGTTCCAAGCGGAGGGGGCCCGGAGGGCCGCCTCGAGGATTTCCTTAAGAAGCCCCTCGGGCACGGGGTCCGGCCTGTAGCGGCGAACGGAGCGGCGCCTTAGAGCAGCGGTCTTGGCGTCCAGAACGGGTAGCGTGGCCTCCATACCCCGGGGATGGTACCGGAGGCCCTTCGGTACGTTTGTGAACAAGGGCGCAATTAGGGGCGGAAGTGGTCGTACCCCCTCCGGGGCACGGCCTGCCCCCGGAAATAGACCCCCTCCCCCTCGGCGAGGCGCCCGGCCCTAAAAAGGGGAAGCCCCACCTCCCTCGCCTTCGCCTCCACCAACTCCCCCTTCTCCGGGGGCACCACCAGGACCGCCTCAAACTCCTCCCCCCCAAAGAGCACGAAAGCCAAGGCCCTTTCCTCGCTTCCGGCAAAGGCCAAGACATCGGGGTAGAGGGGAAGGGCTTCTAGCTCCACCCGCACCCCGAGTTCGGAAAGCTGCCAAAGGGTTTCCGCCAGGCCGTCGGAGGAGTCCAGGCTCCCCCGGAGAAGCCCCTCCAAGGCCAAGAGGCCGAGCCGGGGCAAGGGGTAGTGGGCGGCCTCCCGGATGGCGGGAAAGGGGGTGAGGTCTAGTCCCTGGTAGTGGGCGAAGATGGCCGCCCCAAGCCGTCCCCAGCGGTCCCCGGCGAGGTAAAGGAAATCCCCCGGCAGGGCCCGGCGGGGAAGGGGGCTTCTCGCCTCGGCAAACCCCGCCACCACCAAGGCCGCCTCCCCGGCGTTGGTGTCCCCGCCCAGAAGGGGCGCCCCAAGCCGGCTTGCCGCCTCCGCCGCCCCCTGCACCAGGCCAAAGGCCAGCGTTTCCTCCGCCTCCGGGGGAAGGAAAAGCCCCAGGGCAAACCCCAAGGGCCGGCCCATCTTGGAAAGGAGGTCCGAAGCGGTGGCCGCCACCCCCCGGAAGCCCACCTCAAAGGGCCCCATGCCCCTTAGGGCCACCTCCTGGTAGCGGAAGCCATCCACCTTGAGGAGGAGGGCCTTTTCCCCCACCCACACCCCCCCGGCGTCGTCCCCCGGGGGCAGGGGAGCCCCTTGGGGATAGCCCAAAGGGGCGAGCTTCTTTAGAAGGGCCCTTTCGCCCAAGTCTTTAAGCCGCATAAACCCAGGCTAGGGTATCATGGCGGGGTGTGCCGGGTTGACCTGTGCCTGAGGCCGGCCCCTGGCCCCCTAATCCTGGCGGAGGTCCTGCCTGCGGGTAGCGTCCTCACCCGCCTCCTGGCCCTGGGGGCGAAAGGGGTCTGGGTGGCCCCGGGGCCCAAGGTGGCCCGCCTCCTGGCGGAAAGCTTGGGCAAGGACACCCTCCTCTTGGGCGAGGTGGAGGGCTTTCCCCCCGAAGGGTTCCACGGGCGGCTTTCCCTTTTGGACCTGGAAAGGACGGAGGTGAAGGGCAAGGAGGCCATCCTGGTGGCTCCCCTCCTCAACGGGAGCGTGCTCCCCGAGGA is a window of Thermus hydrothermalis DNA encoding:
- the hisH gene encoding imidazole glycerol phosphate synthase subunit HisH; amino-acid sequence: MRALLMDYGSGNLRSAAKALEASGFAVAVSADPKALPEADLLVLPGQGHFGQVMEAFARSGFLERVLAHLEKGLPFLGICVGMQVLYEGSEEAPGVKGLGRVPGLVRRFPRGRIPQMGWNALEFRGFFASLTGRHFYFANSYYGPLTPYALGVGEYEGTPFTALLAQDNLLAPQFHPEKSGRAGLAFLALARRYFEVL
- a CDS encoding phenylacetate--CoA ligase family protein translates to MDRTQRLREVIRAAKAHPVYREKLKDVDPEEVSPETLSALPLTTREEWVAYLKEHPTPPEGARLMHLTPSPLMGWMPEYLSEEDLRYQAEALARHYRRLGLVGKRVLVAFSYHVFAGGWLFHEALVLAGNLVFPHGPGEAGRIAELSPQFDVLVTNPSFALKVAQAGGRFGLLLAGGEPFTSVPGFREKVEALLGGVALDAYGTSELGIVAGENLAKDGLWEIPEMAVLEVLDPETLRPVAPGEKGELVVTALSRTLMPMVRFRTGDLAMAERREGLTVLPRGVFGRTDQMVKVKGVKLYPTELAPLLAGFGLDPKGFQVVVERKLEGTDKLVLRLKADKVPPGLYEAIQKATGLRLDEVELVSELEGGLVVDRRF
- a CDS encoding 5-(carboxyamino)imidazole ribonucleotide synthase — encoded protein: MRVGILGGGQLGRMLALAGYPLGLSFRFLDPSPEACAGQVGELCVGAFADLEALSRFAQGLDLVTYEFENVPVEAAKRLAESLPVFPPPKALEVAQDRLAEKAFMAALGVPTPPFRPVDGEGDLRAALEAVGLPALLKTRRGGYDGKGQALVRTEGEALSALKALGGQGLILEGFVPFDREVSLLAVRGRDGALAFYPLVENHHQGGILRLSLAPAPGLTEALQRKAEAYAREALLALDYVGVLALELFQVGEELLFNEMAPRVHNSGHWTLEGAETSQFENHLRAILGLPLGSTAPRGFSAMANLIGLKPDFAQALALEGAHLHWYGKGVRPGRKVGHITLRRDTWEALQGDLPRLLALAGSPGIIGGKGGQVWTGPSA
- a CDS encoding carbohydrate kinase family protein, which translates into the protein MRFFVLGDVSVDLLFFVERIPEPGEEVPSRRALMKPGGAGGTLAAQLASLGHRVLLAGRVGQDPFAELALSRVREVGVDLKYLQEDPNHTTSSVLILVVPGGERAMVSAEGASRYLDPALFKPRYLDAVDAVVLSAYALVGGPTRSYAVEVLEAARKRELPVFADLGTGAVRAAGAELLKYLRGVAWLLMNQTELLALTGASSLSEGVARLRAEGFSHLAIKVGAMGSIVVTPEGEELLEPFPIEDIVDSTGAGDAYTAAFAHAILEGRSPVEAGRLANLAGALAATGLGAQGRLITLEDLKVAAG
- a CDS encoding thiamine-phosphate kinase; this encodes MRLKDLGERALLKKLAPLGYPQGAPLPPGDDAGGVWVGEKALLLKVDGFRYQEVALRGMGPFEVGFRGVAATASDLLSKMGRPLGFALGLFLPPEAEETLAFGLVQGAAEAASRLGAPLLGGDTNAGEAALVVAGFAEARSPLPRRALPGDFLYLAGDRWGRLGAAIFAHYQGLDLTPFPAIREAAHYPLPRLGLLALEGLLRGSLDSSDGLAETLWQLSELGVRVELEALPLYPDVLAFAGSEERALAFVLFGGEEFEAVLVVPPEKGELVEAKAREVGLPLFRAGRLAEGEGVYFRGQAVPRRGYDHFRP
- the hisB gene encoding imidazoleglycerol-phosphate dehydratase HisB; the encoded protein is MREALVERATAETWVRLRLGLDGPVGGKVATGLPFLDHMLLQLQRHGRFLLEVEAKGDLEVDVHHLVEDVGITLGMALKEALGEGRGIERYGEAFAPMDETLVLCVVDLSGRPHLAYRPEAWPVVGEAGGVNPYHLREFLRGLVNHGRLTLHLRLLAGREAHHVLEASFKALARALHKATRLTGEGLPSTKGVL
- a CDS encoding nitroreductase family protein, producing the protein MEATLPVLDAKTAALRRRSVRRYRPDPVPEGLLKEILEAALRAPSAWNLQPWRLLVVRDAATKKALREAAFGQAQVEEAPVVLVLYADLEDALARLDEAIHPGVQGERREAQKRAIQSAFAGMDPKERAAWAAGQSYILLGYLLLLLEAHGLGSVPMLGFDPERVKTLLGLPAHVAIPALVPLGYPAEEGYPSHRLPLERVVAWR
- a CDS encoding pyridoxal phosphate-dependent aminotransferase, which encodes MRAFKAHLRDLTPYPYKKEEAPVKLDQNESPFDLPEALKEEALKRLRGLAWNRYPEIHAETLRRRLAALLDWPEEGIVLAPGSNLLILALSLAAEEVLDLSPSFPHYAHAARVAGTPYRAVPLGEGFSLPLEELLAAFRGGVFFLPNPHAPTGALFPGEAVAALAERARAVGGLLVVDEAYREFAGTDFSPLGRDNPHVAFLRTFSKAFSLGGVRAGYLLAHPRVAGVVREILPPFVLPAHTGAVLEVVLENPGYVGEVVAEVVRERERVHAALKAHPTWHPYPSHANFLLVRTPDAEAAFRHLLAQGVLVRRQDHYPGLAGCIRVTVGRKEEMDAFLRAAFGGVYA